In Streptomyces sp. NBC_00483, a single window of DNA contains:
- a CDS encoding IS5 family transposase (programmed frameshift) has product MGERQSRPWIVSDELWSMIEPLLPKPGPKKVEGRPRVPDRQALCGILFVLHTGIQWEYLPQELGFGSGMTCWRRLAAWNEAGVWDGLHLVLLKKLRSAGKLDWSRAVIDSARAGRSAGPKSGPSPVDRARPGSKHHVLTDGQGIPLAVSLTGGNRNDVTQLLPLLDKVPAVAGTVGRPRKRPDLLFADRGYDHDIYRRQVRQRGIRPVIAERGQPHGTGLGTFRYVVERTIAWLHGFRRLRIRWERRDDIHEAFLGLAACLITHRHVQRLC; this is encoded by the exons ATGGGAGAGCGTCAGTCGCGGCCATGGATCGTGTCGGACGAACTGTGGTCGATGATCGAGCCGTTGCTGCCGAAGCCGGGCCCGAAGAAGGTCGAGGGCAGACCACGGGTCCCGGACCGGCAGGCACTGTGCGGGATCCTCTTTGTGCTGCACACCGGCATCCAATGGGAGTACCTGCCGCAGGAGTTGGGCTTCGGCTCGGGCATGACCTGCTGGCGCCGGCTGGCCGCCTGGAACGAGGCGGGGGTGTGGGACGGACTGCACCTGGTGCTGCTGAAGAAGCTACGGTCGGCGGGCAAGCTGGACTGGTCCCGGGCGGTGATCGATTCC GCACGTGCGGGCCGCTCGGCGGGGCCCAAAAGCGGGCCGAGCCCGGTCGACCGCGCGCGGCCGGGCAGCAAGCACCACGTGCTCACCGACGGCCAGGGCATCCCGCTCGCCGTATCGCTGACCGGCGGCAACCGCAACGACGTCACTCAACTCCTGCCCCTGCTCGACAAGGTCCCCGCCGTGGCAGGCACGGTCGGACGGCCACGCAAGCGGCCGGACCTGTTGTTCGCTGACCGCGGCTACGACCACGACATCTACCGGCGCCAGGTACGACAGCGCGGCATCCGCCCGGTCATTGCCGAACGCGGTCAGCCGCACGGCACCGGACTGGGCACCTTCCGGTACGTGGTCGAGCGCACCATCGCGTGGCTGCACGGCTTCCGTCGTCTCCGCATCCGCTGGGAGCGGCGTGACGACATCCATGAAGCCTTCCTCGGGCTGGCCGCCTGCCTGATCACTCATCGGCACGTCCAACGCCTTTGTTAG
- a CDS encoding CocE/NonD family hydrolase — protein MLRTGVLAGPISGIKYETPSCSGLTNERGEFQYREGERVAFLLGETAIGTVKAASRVNLAQTVARVDGNLHKLKDPGVTNIARLVLTLDSEGDRDHGTHIPPEVHDIIADRPLDFRRDIAFAGREDDEIQAFTEDPVIVTLLDDLNRADVFKYRTPRGLCSPAAARNELRRNALGIRRFRDVKIPLSNGSYLYADVFRPADDGKYPVIMGCGVYGKAFNHHSICTDADLEEHEQMEDEYFHGNADGLPWENHETVNTAVWVPNGYTVIRVDGPGSGRSPGTLAPWGIATAEAYKDAIEWAGEQPWSNGNVGLWGMSYLAVTQHAVASLQPAHLKAMVAIGTDIDLYEQVAYNGGILNEEFFPHWYRNGLVPAVCGELDAVDFLKAMRDNPFKDSDPEAIFGPRAEVFMSPDMSEVTVPLWAVAATTHVSHLHQLGSSETYLGTPTPHKKLDFWEDWLVKSYAEESVADHMAFFDHWLKGIDNGIMNKPPVRLEIRTGNGASYLQEEDEWPIARTQYTKWYFDAVPSDLPGDGIRDDFLRLAPTPPSEEARASYSAEVRLADATLGPESLRGDTESTATDPRTTGVSFISAPVTEDHVLAGYGKVKLWVSADSEDMDIYVSLRVIDDKNREVDHSGPTTMGLKTRHYPLAKGWLKVSHRKLDPTRSTEYAPKHTHLKADHAPLTAGEVVPVEIELIPHTALIRAGHRIRVDIQPYDGHGHGTHHAYDSSYHTGATNCLHTGPARPGYVQLPVVPCRPER, from the coding sequence ATGCTCCGCACAGGCGTACTCGCGGGCCCCATCAGCGGCATCAAGTACGAGACGCCGAGCTGCTCCGGCCTGACGAACGAGCGCGGCGAATTCCAGTACCGCGAAGGGGAGCGTGTCGCCTTCCTCCTCGGCGAGACCGCGATCGGAACGGTGAAGGCCGCATCGCGCGTGAACCTGGCCCAGACAGTGGCCCGCGTCGACGGAAACCTGCACAAACTCAAGGACCCCGGCGTCACCAACATCGCCCGCCTGGTCCTCACGCTCGACAGCGAGGGGGACCGGGACCACGGCACGCACATACCCCCCGAGGTCCACGACATCATCGCCGACCGACCGCTCGACTTCCGCCGTGACATCGCGTTCGCCGGCCGTGAGGACGACGAGATCCAGGCGTTCACCGAGGACCCCGTCATCGTCACGCTCCTCGACGACTTGAACCGCGCGGACGTCTTCAAGTACCGCACACCGAGGGGTCTCTGCTCTCCCGCCGCCGCCCGCAACGAACTGCGCCGCAACGCGCTGGGCATCCGCCGCTTCCGCGACGTCAAGATCCCCCTCAGCAACGGCTCGTACCTCTACGCCGACGTGTTCCGCCCCGCGGACGACGGCAAATACCCGGTGATCATGGGCTGCGGCGTGTACGGCAAGGCGTTCAACCACCACTCCATCTGCACGGACGCCGACCTCGAAGAGCACGAGCAGATGGAGGACGAGTACTTCCACGGCAATGCCGACGGGCTTCCCTGGGAGAACCACGAGACGGTCAACACCGCCGTGTGGGTACCGAACGGCTACACCGTCATCCGGGTCGACGGCCCCGGCAGCGGCAGGAGCCCCGGCACACTGGCACCCTGGGGGATCGCGACCGCCGAGGCCTACAAGGACGCCATCGAGTGGGCGGGCGAACAGCCCTGGTCCAACGGCAACGTCGGCCTGTGGGGCATGTCCTACCTCGCCGTCACCCAGCACGCGGTGGCCAGCCTCCAGCCCGCCCACCTCAAGGCCATGGTCGCCATCGGCACCGACATCGACCTCTACGAGCAGGTCGCCTACAACGGCGGCATCCTCAACGAGGAGTTCTTCCCACACTGGTACCGGAACGGCCTCGTACCGGCAGTGTGCGGAGAACTCGACGCCGTGGACTTCCTCAAAGCCATGCGGGACAACCCGTTCAAGGATTCCGACCCGGAGGCCATTTTCGGCCCGCGCGCCGAGGTGTTCATGAGTCCGGACATGAGCGAGGTGACGGTGCCGCTCTGGGCCGTCGCGGCGACCACTCACGTGAGCCACCTCCACCAACTCGGCAGCAGCGAGACCTACTTGGGAACCCCGACTCCGCACAAGAAGCTGGACTTCTGGGAGGACTGGCTGGTCAAGTCCTACGCCGAGGAGTCCGTGGCCGACCACATGGCGTTCTTCGACCACTGGCTCAAGGGCATCGACAACGGCATTATGAACAAGCCGCCAGTACGGCTCGAAATCCGCACGGGCAACGGCGCCTCCTACCTCCAAGAGGAAGACGAATGGCCGATCGCACGGACCCAGTACACGAAGTGGTACTTCGACGCCGTCCCCTCCGACTTGCCCGGCGACGGCATACGCGACGACTTCCTGCGCCTCGCGCCGACGCCGCCGAGTGAGGAGGCCCGGGCGAGCTACTCCGCCGAGGTCCGGCTCGCCGACGCGACACTGGGCCCCGAAAGCCTGCGCGGCGACACGGAGTCGACAGCGACCGACCCCCGCACCACAGGCGTCTCCTTCATCAGCGCCCCGGTGACCGAGGACCACGTCCTCGCTGGATACGGCAAGGTCAAACTGTGGGTCTCCGCCGACAGCGAGGACATGGACATCTACGTCTCGCTGCGCGTCATTGACGACAAGAACCGGGAGGTCGACCACTCGGGCCCCACGACGATGGGCCTCAAGACCCGCCACTATCCGCTGGCCAAGGGCTGGCTGAAGGTGTCCCACCGAAAGCTCGACCCGACGCGCAGCACCGAGTACGCGCCCAAGCACACCCACCTCAAGGCCGATCACGCCCCGTTGACCGCGGGTGAGGTCGTCCCGGTGGAGATCGAACTCATCCCGCACACCGCCCTCATCCGTGCCGGCCACCGCATCCGCGTCGACATCCAGCCCTACGACGGCCACGGCCACGGCACCCACCACGCGTATGACTCGAGTTACCACACCGGAGCGACCAACTGTCTCCACACCGGACCGGCGCGCCCCGGTTACGTACAGCTTCCGGTTGTCCCCTGTCGACCTGAGCGCTGA
- a CDS encoding TetR/AcrR family transcriptional regulator: MSRTKKSAAGQVVPQGVIEATLRAAEAHGVSAAEVPLRDIALEAGISHSTLVRRIGGSRHALDEALRAAGVEPGGRKPVKERAIEATGHLISTQGLGTVTFERVAIAAECSVPSLYAAFGGRDELLRLVFERYSPTVDVEALLATSHGDLADTVRRLTRLIVDTLEREPRVLQALLAEVFARPGDDNVRAVLQTLTPRLLSGLGAWLAAEAAAGRVRDLPPMLLTQLMTGPIFHHFLLRPVTSQVAAADLPSKEETIETFAQAFLRAVALPSPDEGAGPRA; encoded by the coding sequence ATGTCACGCACCAAAAAGTCGGCGGCCGGGCAGGTCGTTCCCCAGGGCGTCATCGAGGCCACCTTGCGGGCCGCGGAAGCACACGGTGTCTCCGCGGCCGAGGTGCCCCTCCGTGACATCGCCCTGGAAGCCGGGATCTCCCACAGCACGCTGGTGCGTCGGATCGGCGGCAGCCGGCACGCGCTGGACGAGGCGCTGCGCGCCGCCGGCGTCGAACCTGGTGGACGCAAGCCGGTCAAGGAACGCGCGATCGAGGCCACCGGCCACCTGATCAGCACGCAGGGACTCGGCACGGTGACATTCGAACGTGTGGCGATCGCCGCCGAGTGTTCCGTACCCAGCCTCTACGCGGCTTTCGGGGGACGCGACGAACTTCTGCGCCTCGTCTTCGAGCGTTACAGCCCCACCGTCGACGTCGAGGCGCTCCTGGCCACGTCGCACGGCGACCTGGCGGACACCGTGCGACGCCTCACTCGTCTCATCGTCGACACACTGGAACGCGAGCCGCGCGTGCTCCAGGCCCTCCTGGCGGAGGTCTTCGCCCGCCCCGGCGACGACAACGTACGAGCGGTTCTCCAGACCCTCACCCCGCGCCTGTTGTCCGGCCTCGGAGCGTGGCTCGCCGCGGAAGCCGCAGCCGGCCGCGTCCGGGATCTGCCGCCCATGCTGCTCACCCAGCTGATGACCGGCCCGATCTTCCATCACTTCCTGCTGCGCCCCGTCACCAGCCAGGTAGCCGCGGCCGACCTGCCCAGCAAGGAAGAGACCATCGAGACGTTCGCGCAGGCCTTTCTCCGAGCCGTGGCCCTGCCGTCGCCGGACGAGGGCGCAGGCCCGCGGGCGTAG
- a CDS encoding acyl-CoA dehydrogenase family protein produces MTTSSQTDTDWPKAQEIVDHVLELRPWLRVQQAAAERQRRIPQESIDRLDAAGVFGLTTPKRFGGADFTTRELHDIFRALGSGCGATAWMVWAAAGGNLWSFAFDEDAVAPVYEAPWVGNRTFAVGGTSRRMAGTARQVDGGWMIEGAWPFATGSVHASHGYLAVFYDETDDTKTGMALVPKGALVARDDWDAMGMAATGSQTMATDGELFVPEGHFSTPKRLTERLAELTARGEGPRRGGLARSLVTGAGVALGMADHAMEVFLGAVEKRSIPYSPYVKQVDAPIAHLTVGRAHTQVRAAAAVADAAVAQLDRLDAEETDPSDRDTLQLHTDVAYIWDACSSAVETLFRASGASAIAKRQPLQLIARNCRAGSLHAAHGIDTWTENIGRALCGVEAHASTGVLERTS; encoded by the coding sequence ATGACGACGAGCAGCCAAACGGACACCGACTGGCCGAAGGCTCAGGAGATCGTCGACCATGTCCTGGAGCTACGGCCCTGGTTGCGCGTGCAGCAGGCCGCGGCCGAGCGGCAACGGCGCATCCCCCAGGAGAGTATCGACCGCCTTGATGCGGCAGGTGTCTTCGGGTTGACGACGCCGAAGCGGTTCGGGGGAGCGGACTTCACGACACGAGAGCTGCATGACATCTTCCGTGCGCTCGGCTCGGGATGCGGGGCGACGGCCTGGATGGTGTGGGCGGCCGCGGGTGGGAACCTGTGGAGCTTCGCCTTCGACGAGGACGCCGTCGCCCCGGTGTACGAGGCCCCCTGGGTCGGCAATCGCACCTTCGCCGTCGGTGGCACCAGCCGGCGTATGGCGGGCACCGCGCGGCAGGTCGACGGCGGCTGGATGATCGAAGGCGCGTGGCCGTTCGCCACCGGAAGCGTCCACGCGTCCCACGGCTACCTCGCCGTCTTCTACGACGAGACGGACGACACGAAGACGGGAATGGCGCTCGTCCCGAAAGGCGCGCTTGTTGCCCGGGACGACTGGGACGCGATGGGAATGGCTGCCACGGGCAGCCAGACCATGGCGACCGACGGCGAACTGTTCGTCCCCGAGGGGCACTTCAGCACCCCGAAACGGCTCACCGAACGGCTCGCCGAGCTCACCGCGCGCGGCGAAGGGCCACGCCGCGGGGGTCTCGCCCGTTCGCTCGTCACAGGTGCGGGCGTGGCGCTCGGGATGGCCGACCACGCGATGGAGGTGTTCCTGGGTGCGGTCGAGAAGCGGAGCATTCCGTACTCCCCGTACGTGAAACAGGTCGATGCGCCCATCGCACACCTGACTGTCGGCCGCGCGCACACCCAAGTCCGGGCGGCGGCCGCAGTGGCCGACGCGGCAGTGGCCCAACTCGACCGTCTGGACGCCGAGGAGACGGACCCGTCCGACAGGGACACTCTTCAACTGCACACCGACGTCGCCTACATATGGGACGCATGCAGTTCGGCCGTCGAGACACTCTTTCGCGCGTCCGGGGCCTCGGCGATCGCCAAACGCCAGCCCCTCCAGCTGATCGCTCGTAACTGTCGCGCGGGCAGCCTGCACGCCGCGCACGGCATCGACACCTGGACCGAGAACATCGGTCGGGCGCTGTGCGGAGTCGAGGCCCACGCCTCGACCGGCGTCCTCGAACGGACTTCGTAG